The proteins below come from a single Sphingomicrobium sediminis genomic window:
- a CDS encoding alpha/beta hydrolase has protein sequence MPRLLRLSLIAVLVVLGLASAGVGALYAVQRDLIYPGVGRGSHIWDAPPAGFDVIETRTADDLRLRAFYRAPADGADTIIYFHGNGGTALMAAPILAGIAGSDRGLLLVEYRGYAGNPGSPTEDGLYADGRAALDFLSGEGVDNDDLIIGGFSLGTGVASKMADEVGPKALFLLSPFTSLDKVAAEQFYLPPLRRLVHDKFPTDERIADIPVPLFIAHGSADELVPDDHGRSLAATRPDAETLWLQGAGHGIPWDGRLQVGLSEWIEGL, from the coding sequence ATGCCCCGTCTTCTTCGCCTGTCGCTCATTGCAGTCCTCGTCGTACTCGGCCTCGCCTCGGCGGGCGTCGGCGCGCTCTATGCAGTGCAACGCGACCTCATCTATCCGGGCGTCGGGCGCGGGAGCCATATCTGGGACGCGCCGCCCGCCGGTTTCGACGTCATCGAGACCCGGACCGCCGATGACCTGCGTCTGCGCGCCTTCTACCGCGCCCCTGCTGACGGGGCCGACACCATCATCTATTTCCACGGCAATGGCGGCACCGCTCTTATGGCGGCGCCGATCCTTGCCGGCATTGCGGGGTCCGACCGTGGGCTGCTCCTCGTCGAATATCGTGGTTATGCGGGCAATCCCGGCAGTCCGACCGAGGACGGCCTCTATGCCGATGGCCGCGCCGCGCTCGATTTTCTCTCCGGGGAGGGGGTCGACAATGACGATCTCATCATCGGCGGTTTCTCGCTCGGCACTGGTGTCGCCAGCAAGATGGCGGACGAAGTGGGGCCCAAGGCGCTCTTCCTGCTCTCGCCCTTCACCAGCCTCGACAAGGTCGCGGCCGAGCAATTCTATCTGCCGCCGCTACGCCGCCTGGTGCACGACAAGTTCCCGACGGACGAGCGGATTGCGGATATTCCGGTCCCGCTCTTCATCGCCCATGGCAGCGCCGACGAACTGGTCCCCGACGATCACGGCCGCAGCCTCGCCGCGACACGCCCCGATGCGGAGACGCTCTGGCTCCAAGGTGCGGGACATGGCATTCCTTGGGACGGACGCCTGCAAGTCGGGCTGTCCGAATGGATCGAGGGCCTATGA
- a CDS encoding DUF2939 domain-containing protein: MKKIIAILVVLAIAAGAWFYATPWMTLKSIRDAAVAGDADGVSEHVDYEALRADMKDEIMAAAQAEQGVGAELSGALMEAVISPMIDQVVTPEALAVAFAEAERAEDAPLPALDGEVEIDRQGLNGFIVRSKDDPGQAGFEFKRDGLGWKLVGVELPEAPGASAQ, encoded by the coding sequence ATGAAGAAGATCATCGCCATCCTCGTCGTCCTCGCCATCGCGGCGGGGGCATGGTTCTACGCCACGCCGTGGATGACCCTGAAATCGATCCGCGATGCGGCGGTGGCGGGCGATGCCGACGGGGTCAGCGAGCATGTCGACTATGAAGCGCTGCGCGCCGACATGAAGGACGAGATCATGGCTGCCGCGCAGGCCGAACAGGGCGTCGGCGCGGAATTGAGCGGGGCGCTCATGGAAGCAGTGATCAGCCCGATGATCGACCAGGTGGTGACCCCTGAAGCGCTCGCAGTAGCGTTCGCCGAGGCCGAGCGCGCCGAGGATGCACCGCTCCCCGCGCTGGACGGCGAAGTGGAGATCGACCGCCAGGGCCTCAACGGCTTCATCGTGCGCTCGAAAGACGATCCGGGGCAGGCCGGGTTCGAGTTCAAGCGCGACGGCCTCGGCTGGAAGCTGGTCGGCGTCGAACTCCCTGAAGCGCCGGGCGCATCAGCCCAATAA
- a CDS encoding methylated-DNA--[protein]-cysteine S-methyltransferase — translation MSKTIRYASVDSALGPMLVAASDKGVCRLSFDEAPGALATLFPGHDIVPDDGRIAPWVEAARQKVASPQDRHDIPLDRGGTPFQRAVWDELDKIPAGETRSYGEIAAALGKPGAERAVGSANGANRIAVLIPCHRVVRSDGSLGGYAYGLERKAKLLEAEGASVAKTQHLLDF, via the coding sequence ATGAGCAAGACGATCAGATATGCGAGCGTCGACAGCGCGCTCGGCCCGATGCTGGTCGCGGCGAGCGACAAAGGAGTGTGCCGCCTCTCGTTCGATGAAGCCCCCGGCGCGCTCGCAACCCTTTTTCCGGGTCATGACATCGTGCCGGATGATGGCCGCATTGCCCCATGGGTAGAGGCGGCGAGACAAAAGGTAGCATCCCCACAGGACCGTCACGATATCCCGCTTGATCGTGGCGGCACGCCGTTCCAGCGCGCCGTCTGGGACGAACTCGACAAGATCCCGGCGGGCGAAACGCGCAGCTATGGCGAGATTGCCGCAGCGCTCGGCAAGCCCGGGGCGGAGCGCGCGGTCGGCAGCGCCAACGGCGCCAACCGCATCGCCGTCCTCATCCCCTGCCACCGCGTCGTCCGCTCGGATGGCAGCCTCGGCGGCTATGCCTATGGGCTCGAGCGCAAGGCGAAGCTGCTCGAGGCCGAAGGGGCGTCCGTCGCGAAAACCCAACATTTGCTCGATTTCTAG
- a CDS encoding DUF1570 domain-containing protein, whose amino-acid sequence MVDLKKTLAAMAAGTAMLTATPAFADWMRAETPHFVIYADSNEREIERLARKLELFDGAVRSARGVPNIELATENKLTVYFVERVSDIRDQLGRGGGVAGFYNARASGAQAFVPMEAGSGEAESLNADVIFFHEYAHHLMYERLSGPIPAWLSEGWAEFFSTAQVDEGDAEVEIGRAAMHRAQAIRYLPTMPIQEMLSNEYDRRDGRKVASIYAWGWVMTHYLTFDEDRQGQLNAYLAGLAQGVPALEAAEAAFGNLDRLQGQMKSHAERHRIPYVKLPIEPLDDDAIEITELSDGFAAAMPHYMRSQAGVTKEMAEEVVTALRTVARLHHDDAMVFRALAEAEFDVGNYEAAGAAADRAIEIDPQLVDAHLYRAKAAMAMATDEEAPVDEDTRSELFSLARDHIGEARLLAPNDPHPLVLYYESFVEDDGFVPQDAWAGMIRAVQLAPFDRSLRFNVAQFLLNNGKPNDALFLLAPIALDAHGTSLAEMADAIVDKLREGDVDGARTAAAEYREKMEAGPEEAEGDGEDGDSEDGEGDGEALRF is encoded by the coding sequence ATGGTCGATTTGAAAAAGACGCTCGCGGCGATGGCTGCGGGGACGGCAATGCTGACTGCAACGCCGGCATTTGCCGACTGGATGCGCGCAGAAACGCCCCATTTCGTCATCTATGCAGATTCGAACGAGCGTGAAATCGAGCGGCTGGCACGCAAGCTCGAACTGTTCGACGGCGCAGTCCGTTCGGCGCGCGGCGTGCCCAATATCGAGCTTGCCACCGAAAACAAGCTGACCGTCTATTTCGTCGAGCGCGTGAGCGACATTCGCGACCAGTTGGGCCGCGGCGGCGGGGTTGCCGGCTTCTACAATGCGCGTGCTTCGGGCGCGCAGGCCTTCGTGCCGATGGAAGCGGGTAGCGGCGAGGCCGAAAGCCTCAACGCCGACGTCATCTTCTTCCACGAATATGCCCACCACCTAATGTACGAGCGCCTGAGCGGCCCCATCCCGGCCTGGCTGAGCGAGGGTTGGGCCGAATTCTTCTCGACCGCGCAGGTCGACGAGGGTGATGCCGAGGTCGAGATTGGCCGCGCCGCGATGCACCGCGCGCAGGCCATCCGCTACCTGCCGACCATGCCGATCCAGGAAATGCTGAGCAACGAATATGACCGCCGCGACGGTCGCAAGGTTGCCTCCATCTATGCCTGGGGCTGGGTGATGACCCACTACCTCACCTTCGACGAAGATCGTCAGGGCCAGCTCAACGCCTATCTGGCAGGGCTCGCGCAGGGCGTGCCGGCACTCGAAGCCGCCGAGGCCGCGTTCGGCAATCTCGACCGCCTGCAGGGCCAGATGAAATCGCATGCCGAACGGCACCGTATCCCCTACGTGAAGCTGCCGATCGAGCCGCTCGATGACGATGCCATCGAAATCACCGAATTGTCGGACGGCTTTGCCGCTGCGATGCCGCATTACATGCGATCGCAGGCCGGCGTGACCAAGGAAATGGCCGAAGAAGTCGTGACCGCGCTGCGCACCGTCGCGCGCCTGCACCATGACGATGCTATGGTCTTCCGCGCCTTGGCCGAGGCCGAGTTCGACGTCGGCAATTATGAAGCGGCCGGCGCTGCGGCAGATCGCGCGATCGAGATCGACCCGCAGCTGGTCGATGCGCATCTCTATCGCGCCAAGGCGGCGATGGCGATGGCGACCGACGAGGAAGCCCCGGTCGACGAAGATACGCGCAGCGAGCTTTTCTCGCTGGCCCGCGACCATATCGGCGAAGCGCGCCTCCTCGCGCCCAACGATCCGCACCCGCTGGTCCTCTACTATGAAAGTTTCGTCGAGGATGACGGCTTCGTGCCGCAGGACGCATGGGCCGGGATGATCCGCGCCGTGCAGCTCGCCCCGTTCGACCGCAGCCTGCGCTTCAATGTCGCGCAGTTCCTGCTCAACAATGGCAAGCCCAATGACGCCCTCTTCCTGCTCGCCCCGATCGCACTGGACGCGCATGGCACGAGCTTGGCCGAAATGGCCGATGCCATCGTCGACAAATTGCGCGAAGGCGATGTCGACGGCGCACGCACCGCGGCGGCCGAATATCGCGAAAAGATGGAAGCCGGTCCCGAAGAGGCCGAAGGCGATGGCGAAGATGGCGATAGCGAGGATGGCGAAGGCGACGGCGAGGCGTTGCGGTTTTAG
- a CDS encoding GNAT family N-acetyltransferase: MSASTPIPNLEEMQEPHSIHEGELDRTDVRSLLDQHFREMRAGSPPSACHVMPADSLDRPDIIFLSLRGQSGELRAVGALRRLEPGHGEIKSMRATDSARGTGAGRAMLHALTSRARDEEMTRLYLETGNDEMFAPALALYRSAGFVECGPFSDYRPTDFTVFLTREI, from the coding sequence TTGTCGGCCAGCACGCCCATCCCCAACCTTGAAGAAATGCAGGAGCCGCACAGTATCCATGAAGGCGAACTCGATCGCACGGACGTGCGCAGCCTGCTCGATCAGCATTTCAGGGAGATGCGCGCCGGTTCGCCGCCATCGGCCTGCCATGTGATGCCCGCCGATAGCCTCGATCGTCCCGACATCATCTTCCTGTCGCTGCGCGGCCAAAGCGGCGAATTGCGCGCGGTCGGCGCGCTGCGGCGGCTCGAGCCCGGCCATGGCGAAATCAAATCGATGCGGGCCACCGATTCGGCGCGCGGGACCGGTGCGGGACGCGCGATGCTCCATGCCCTCACCTCGCGTGCGCGCGATGAAGAGATGACGCGACTTTATCTGGAAACGGGCAATGACGAGATGTTCGCGCCGGCGCTCGCGCTTTATCGCAGCGCCGGCTTTGTCGAATGCGGGCCGTTTTCCGACTATCGTCCGACCGATTTCACCGTCTTTCTCACGCGCGAAATCTGA
- a CDS encoding sulfotransferase family protein, with protein MATVASDLEQYQPTEEGSLGAARFLDKMLGTLWDKGLTWRPTLDPKDLKHHAMRAEDRAPKEGCWEDRLDILTQALDEEAKLSPLGRAIAHGQLVRKIRCRIRAEAQWARNPAIRDRKVVAPLIIVGQMRSGTTRLHRLLARDPHFVHTRAYETMIPMPGGGRIDKRPVTATANLLFLRTLNPLLAAVHPTGPYQAEEEFGLHAMSIFGAQYEGQWMVPSFARHCETCDRTGVYEEFKAVLQTLGAVRHEPEDKPWVLKAPQFTQDLEVLHEVFPDARYLFLHRDPVSVVGSSASLAWQQARVQSCSADRDAIGAEWLHKTKLRQDRQRAFRQAHPHVPALDIRFDHVNEDWRREIGRVYDFIGRTLDPDVEAAMADFLANSKAHKRHDYDIRDFGLDPQDVASAF; from the coding sequence ATGGCAACTGTTGCGTCCGATCTTGAACAGTATCAGCCGACCGAGGAAGGCTCTCTCGGCGCGGCGCGGTTTCTCGACAAGATGCTCGGCACGCTGTGGGACAAGGGCCTGACCTGGCGCCCGACGCTCGACCCCAAGGACTTGAAGCATCACGCCATGCGTGCGGAGGATCGCGCGCCCAAGGAAGGGTGCTGGGAAGACCGTCTCGATATCCTGACGCAAGCGCTGGATGAGGAGGCGAAGCTTTCGCCGCTCGGCCGCGCCATCGCGCATGGCCAGCTGGTGCGGAAGATACGCTGCCGTATCCGCGCCGAAGCGCAATGGGCGCGTAACCCTGCCATCCGGGACCGCAAGGTTGTCGCCCCGCTCATCATCGTCGGCCAGATGCGGTCGGGGACGACGCGCCTGCATCGCCTGCTCGCGCGCGACCCGCATTTCGTTCACACGCGCGCCTATGAAACAATGATCCCGATGCCGGGCGGCGGGCGCATCGACAAGCGACCGGTCACCGCGACCGCCAACCTGCTCTTCCTGCGCACACTCAATCCGCTGCTGGCGGCGGTCCATCCCACCGGCCCTTACCAGGCGGAAGAGGAATTCGGCCTCCACGCCATGAGCATTTTCGGTGCGCAATATGAGGGGCAATGGATGGTCCCCAGCTTTGCCCGCCATTGCGAGACTTGCGACCGCACCGGCGTGTACGAGGAATTCAAGGCCGTGCTGCAAACCTTGGGCGCGGTGCGGCACGAGCCGGAGGACAAGCCCTGGGTCCTCAAGGCCCCGCAATTCACGCAGGATCTCGAAGTGCTGCACGAGGTCTTTCCCGACGCACGCTATCTCTTTCTGCACCGCGATCCGGTCTCGGTCGTCGGCTCATCGGCGAGCCTCGCCTGGCAGCAGGCGCGCGTGCAAAGCTGCAGCGCGGACCGCGATGCCATCGGTGCGGAATGGCTGCACAAGACCAAGCTGCGTCAGGACCGCCAGCGCGCCTTCCGCCAAGCGCATCCGCACGTCCCCGCGCTCGATATCCGCTTCGATCATGTCAACGAGGATTGGCGCCGCGAGATCGGCCGCGTCTACGACTTTATTGGCCGGACGCTCGACCCCGATGTCGAAGCCGCGATGGCCGACTTCCTCGCCAATTCGAAGGCGCACAAACGCCATGACTACGACATTCGCGATTTCGGCCTCGACCCTCAGGACGTCGCAAGCGCTTTCTAG
- a CDS encoding DUF4349 domain-containing protein — MTNIWKIAAIALLAGTAMACGTERGSYEYEESAAEAVPEFAASEDSAFADMRGAGPDVSVTAAPGVAFDYRYAYRLDGPKIETLVERHAAACEELGVDQCRIVGLRYNLRDENRISASLAVKLAPERARDFGKQATGAVVEEGGMLVAQEITGTDAGARIDAANRAQSRIRAEIAELQEQLEGMSANNRARGDIVARIDQLQRQLRASEGSEQQAEIALAETPMTFHYGAGDVIPGWGDKSPIAGAFKTAGYLFQEVIAFVIVMAGAVIPLALIFWLLAIAYRVAAPAIAVRRKAAPEAKE, encoded by the coding sequence ATGACCAACATATGGAAGATCGCCGCCATCGCGCTGCTCGCCGGCACCGCCATGGCCTGCGGCACCGAACGCGGTTCCTACGAATACGAGGAATCCGCCGCCGAAGCCGTCCCCGAATTCGCCGCGAGCGAAGACAGCGCTTTCGCCGACATGCGCGGCGCCGGCCCCGACGTCTCCGTCACCGCCGCCCCCGGCGTCGCCTTCGACTATCGCTATGCCTACCGCCTCGACGGCCCCAAGATCGAAACCCTCGTCGAACGCCACGCCGCGGCCTGCGAGGAACTGGGCGTCGACCAATGCCGCATCGTCGGCCTGCGCTACAATCTGCGTGACGAGAACCGCATCAGCGCCAGCCTCGCCGTCAAGCTCGCCCCCGAACGCGCCCGCGATTTCGGCAAGCAAGCCACCGGCGCCGTGGTCGAGGAAGGCGGCATGCTCGTCGCACAGGAAATTACCGGCACCGACGCCGGCGCCCGCATCGACGCCGCCAACCGCGCTCAGTCCCGCATCCGCGCCGAAATCGCCGAGCTCCAGGAACAACTCGAAGGCATGAGCGCGAACAATCGCGCCCGCGGCGACATCGTCGCGCGCATCGACCAGCTGCAACGCCAGCTCCGCGCCAGCGAAGGCAGCGAGCAACAGGCCGAGATCGCGCTGGCCGAAACCCCGATGACCTTTCATTATGGCGCGGGCGACGTCATCCCCGGCTGGGGCGACAAATCGCCTATCGCCGGCGCCTTCAAGACCGCCGGCTACCTGTTCCAGGAAGTCATCGCATTCGTCATCGTGATGGCGGGCGCAGTCATCCCGCTGGCGCTCATCTTCTGGCTGCTCGCGATCGCCTATCGCGTCGCGGCACCGGCCATCGCTGTTCGCCGCAAGGCAGCACCCGAAGCCAAGGAATAA
- the purC gene encoding phosphoribosylaminoimidazolesuccinocarboxamide synthase — MARRRQIYEGKAKILYEGPEPGTIIQYFKDDATAFNAQKKGQIAGKGVLNNRISEHIFTNLAAIGVPTHFMRRLNMREQLVRQVEIVPIEVVVRNVAAGTLTKRLGIEEGTQLPRTIIEYYYKDDALGDPLIADEHIACFGWASQEEMNDIADMAIRVNDFMSGMFAAIGIRLVDFKLEFGRIWENDYSRVILADEISPDSCRLWDIKSNKKLDKDRFRQDLGEEAEAYQEVARRLGLLNGESEGEEGAVLDFDSAKKKRDGQ, encoded by the coding sequence ATGGCACGGCGCAGGCAGATTTACGAAGGCAAGGCGAAGATCCTCTACGAGGGTCCCGAACCCGGCACGATCATCCAATATTTCAAGGATGACGCGACCGCCTTCAACGCCCAGAAAAAGGGCCAGATTGCCGGCAAGGGTGTGCTCAACAACCGCATTTCCGAGCATATCTTCACCAATCTCGCCGCGATCGGCGTGCCGACCCATTTCATGCGCCGTCTCAACATGCGCGAGCAGCTGGTCCGGCAGGTCGAAATCGTGCCGATCGAGGTCGTCGTCCGTAATGTCGCCGCCGGCACGCTCACCAAGCGTCTTGGCATCGAGGAAGGTACCCAGCTGCCGCGTACGATCATCGAATATTATTACAAGGATGATGCGTTGGGTGATCCGCTGATCGCCGACGAACATATCGCCTGCTTCGGCTGGGCCAGCCAGGAAGAAATGAACGACATTGCCGACATGGCGATCCGCGTGAACGACTTTATGAGCGGCATGTTCGCAGCGATCGGCATCCGTCTCGTCGACTTCAAGCTGGAGTTCGGCCGTATCTGGGAAAATGATTATTCGCGCGTTATCCTGGCCGACGAGATCAGCCCCGACAGCTGCCGCCTGTGGGACATCAAGTCGAACAAAAAATTGGACAAGGATCGCTTCCGCCAGGACCTCGGCGAAGAAGCCGAAGCCTATCAGGAAGTCGCCCGCCGCCTCGGCCTTCTCAACGGGGAGAGCGAAGGCGAAGAAGGCGCCGTCCTCGATTTCGACAGCGCCAAGAAGAAGCGCGACGGTCAGTAA
- a CDS encoding cryptochrome/photolyase family protein — MGKTLIPVLGDQLSHDLASLPDEDRSGCIVLMMEVWDEATYVKHHKQKIALLFSAMRHFAAELEERGFAVDYVKLDDEDNSGSFTGEVERALKRHDIDRIRIVEAGERRVTEAIEGWQKTFDLPVRILPDTRFICTIDAFCAWAQGKSGLRMENFYREMRKQTGLLMDGDDPVEERWNFDKENRDSADPDTKFPDRPTFEPDDITSEVIDLVEERFGDHFGTLDSFAWPVSANQAEEALDDFIDNRLPNFGATQDAMLEGEDFMNHALLSTSINCGLLDPLEVCKRAEKAYKDGHAPIEAVEGFIRQILGWREYIRGIYWWEDADYAEENFFGNRRHLPDFYWTGETDMRCISEAVRTTRDHAYAHHIQRLMVLGNFALIAGIKPSQVSDWYLVVYADAYEWVEMPNVIGMALFAEGGRMASKPYCASGNYINKMSNYCGDCAYSVSKKTGEGACPFNALYWDFLDRNRDKLENNHRLGRTYSTWDRMSDEKKDEYRDSAANFLKSLNPADKGWAH, encoded by the coding sequence ATGGGCAAGACCCTCATCCCCGTCCTCGGCGATCAGCTGAGCCATGACCTTGCCAGCCTGCCGGACGAGGACCGGTCGGGCTGCATCGTCCTGATGATGGAGGTCTGGGACGAGGCGACCTACGTCAAGCATCACAAGCAGAAGATCGCCCTCCTCTTCAGCGCGATGCGGCATTTCGCCGCCGAGCTGGAGGAGCGCGGGTTCGCGGTCGATTATGTGAAGCTGGACGATGAGGACAATTCGGGCAGCTTCACCGGCGAGGTCGAGCGCGCGCTGAAGCGTCACGACATCGACCGCATCCGTATCGTCGAAGCGGGCGAGCGGCGGGTGACGGAGGCGATAGAGGGCTGGCAGAAGACATTCGACCTGCCCGTCCGCATTCTGCCCGACACGCGCTTCATCTGCACCATCGATGCCTTCTGCGCCTGGGCGCAGGGCAAGTCGGGCCTCAGGATGGAGAATTTCTATCGCGAGATGCGCAAGCAAACCGGGCTCCTGATGGACGGCGACGATCCGGTCGAGGAGCGCTGGAATTTCGACAAGGAAAATCGCGACAGCGCCGATCCGGATACCAAGTTTCCCGACCGCCCGACCTTCGAGCCAGACGACATTACGAGCGAAGTGATCGACCTCGTCGAGGAGCGGTTCGGCGACCATTTCGGCACTCTCGACAGCTTCGCCTGGCCGGTGTCGGCGAACCAGGCCGAGGAAGCGCTGGACGACTTCATCGACAATCGCTTGCCCAACTTCGGGGCGACGCAGGACGCGATGCTGGAGGGCGAGGATTTCATGAACCATGCCCTCCTCTCGACCAGCATCAATTGCGGGCTGCTCGACCCGCTCGAGGTCTGTAAGCGGGCCGAGAAGGCTTACAAGGACGGGCACGCACCGATCGAGGCAGTCGAGGGGTTCATCCGCCAGATCCTTGGCTGGCGCGAATATATTCGCGGTATCTACTGGTGGGAGGATGCCGACTACGCGGAAGAAAACTTCTTCGGCAACCGGCGGCATTTGCCCGATTTCTACTGGACCGGCGAGACCGACATGCGTTGCATCTCCGAAGCCGTCCGCACGACGCGCGACCATGCTTATGCGCACCATATCCAGCGGCTCATGGTGCTCGGCAATTTCGCGCTCATCGCGGGGATCAAGCCGTCGCAGGTCAGCGACTGGTACCTCGTCGTCTATGCCGATGCCTATGAGTGGGTCGAGATGCCCAACGTGATCGGCATGGCCCTGTTTGCCGAGGGCGGGCGAATGGCCTCCAAGCCCTATTGCGCGAGCGGCAACTACATCAACAAGATGAGCAATTATTGCGGCGACTGCGCCTATTCGGTGAGCAAGAAGACTGGTGAAGGCGCCTGTCCGTTCAACGCGCTCTATTGGGATTTTCTCGACCGCAATCGCGACAAGCTGGAAAACAACCATCGGCTCGGCCGGACCTATTCGACCTGGGACCGGATGAGCGATGAAAAGAAGGACGAGTATCGCGACAGCGCCGCCAATTTCCTGAAGTCGCTCAACCCCGCCGACAAGGGCTGGGCACACTAG
- a CDS encoding primosomal protein N': MLNRVRVITLNAALGPLDYRLPDGVEAPPGTMVQVPLGPRQLTGVVWEPERVPTEEVGDNRLRPILGVIDVPPLSAPLRRLAEWTATYYCSPIAAVLRMMLPSAAFASPRQLIEYRATGLEPPRMTPQRTKALAAIEGRQGSVRELAAHAGVSDGVVRGLVNAGALEPVEVDADAPFPRPDPDHASVELREEQAVAAAKLREAIGGGFNPILLDGVTGSGKTEVYFEALAEALRQGKQVLVLLPEIALTEPFLNRFEKRFGCAPVAWHSDLRASERRRAWRAIAEGTAKVVVGARSSLFLPYRDLGLIIVDEAHETSFKQEEGVQYHARDVAVMRGHFEEFPVVLASATPAIETKHMVEIGRYDEVKLTERHAEAEMPELHALDLTQDPPLRGKWLAPTLVRELETNIEAGEQSLLFLNRRGFAPLTLCRNCGHRFQCPNCTAWMVEHRLLARLACHHCGHVMPPPEKCPECGEEDSLVACGPGVERIADEVAALFPEAKVAVVTSDTIWSPARAAEFVRAMEAGEIDIVVGTQLVTKGYHFPNLTLVGVVDADLGLQGGDLRAAERTFQQVSQVAGRAGRGDKPGRVFIQTHEPDHPVMEALVSGDGPAFFEAETEARRVAAMPPFGRLAAIIISSEDEEAAKLIAHQLGRARPEMEGVAIYGPAPAPLAMLRGRHRQRLLVHAERRVDVQGAIRDWLAKVDWPAKVRVTVDVDPYSFV, from the coding sequence GTGCTGAACCGCGTCCGCGTCATCACGCTGAACGCGGCGCTCGGCCCGCTCGATTACCGGCTGCCCGACGGCGTCGAGGCGCCCCCCGGCACGATGGTGCAGGTACCATTGGGCCCGCGCCAGCTGACCGGGGTCGTCTGGGAACCGGAGCGCGTGCCGACCGAGGAAGTCGGCGACAATCGCCTGCGTCCGATCCTCGGCGTCATCGACGTCCCGCCCTTGTCGGCGCCCTTGCGCCGTCTCGCCGAGTGGACGGCGACTTATTATTGCTCGCCCATCGCGGCGGTGCTGCGGATGATGCTGCCAAGCGCGGCCTTCGCTTCCCCGCGCCAACTGATCGAATATCGCGCCACCGGCCTCGAGCCGCCGCGCATGACGCCGCAACGCACCAAGGCGCTGGCCGCCATCGAGGGACGACAGGGCAGCGTACGCGAGCTGGCGGCGCATGCGGGCGTGTCGGATGGCGTGGTGCGCGGGCTCGTCAATGCCGGCGCGCTAGAGCCGGTCGAGGTCGACGCCGACGCCCCCTTCCCCCGGCCCGACCCCGATCACGCCAGCGTCGAATTACGCGAGGAACAGGCTGTCGCAGCGGCCAAGCTACGCGAGGCGATCGGCGGCGGCTTCAACCCCATCCTGCTAGACGGGGTGACCGGGTCGGGCAAGACGGAAGTCTATTTCGAAGCGCTCGCCGAGGCGCTGCGGCAGGGCAAGCAGGTCCTCGTCCTTTTGCCCGAAATCGCGCTCACCGAGCCCTTCCTCAATCGCTTCGAGAAACGGTTCGGCTGCGCGCCGGTGGCGTGGCACAGCGACCTGCGCGCCAGCGAACGCCGCCGCGCCTGGCGGGCTATTGCCGAGGGTACGGCCAAGGTCGTCGTCGGTGCGCGCTCCAGCCTCTTTCTCCCCTATCGCGACCTCGGCCTCATCATCGTCGACGAGGCGCACGAAACCAGCTTCAAGCAGGAAGAAGGGGTCCAGTATCACGCCCGCGATGTCGCGGTGATGCGCGGCCATTTCGAGGAATTTCCGGTCGTTCTGGCTAGCGCGACGCCGGCGATCGAGACGAAGCATATGGTTGAGATCGGGCGCTATGACGAGGTGAAGCTGACCGAGCGTCATGCCGAGGCAGAAATGCCCGAATTGCACGCGCTCGACCTCACGCAGGACCCGCCGCTGCGCGGCAAATGGCTGGCCCCAACGCTCGTGCGCGAGCTGGAAACCAATATCGAGGCGGGCGAGCAGAGCCTTCTCTTCCTCAACCGCCGCGGCTTCGCGCCGCTGACCTTGTGCCGCAATTGCGGGCATCGGTTCCAATGCCCCAATTGCACCGCCTGGATGGTCGAACATCGCCTGCTGGCGCGGCTCGCCTGCCACCATTGCGGCCATGTCATGCCGCCGCCCGAAAAGTGCCCCGAATGCGGCGAGGAAGACAGCCTCGTTGCCTGCGGCCCCGGCGTCGAACGCATCGCCGACGAAGTCGCCGCGCTCTTCCCCGAGGCCAAGGTTGCGGTCGTCACCTCCGACACGATCTGGAGCCCTGCACGCGCCGCCGAATTCGTCCGCGCCATGGAGGCGGGCGAGATCGATATCGTCGTCGGCACGCAATTGGTTACCAAGGGCTATCACTTTCCCAACCTCACGCTGGTCGGCGTGGTCGATGCGGATCTGGGGCTCCAGGGCGGCGATCTGCGCGCCGCCGAGCGGACCTTCCAGCAGGTCAGCCAAGTTGCTGGTCGCGCCGGACGCGGCGACAAGCCGGGGCGCGTCTTCATCCAGACGCACGAGCCCGATCATCCGGTAATGGAGGCGCTCGTCTCGGGCGACGGGCCGGCCTTTTTCGAGGCCGAGACCGAAGCGCGGCGCGTTGCCGCCATGCCCCCATTCGGCAGGCTCGCCGCGATCATCATCTCGAGCGAGGACGAAGAAGCCGCCAAGCTCATTGCCCATCAACTCGGCCGTGCGCGTCCGGAGATGGAAGGCGTCGCCATTTACGGTCCCGCCCCTGCCCCGCTCGCCATGCTGCGCGGGCGGCACCGCCAGCGATTGCTGGTCCATGCCGAGCGGCGCGTCGACGTGCAGGGCGCGATCCGGGACTGGCTCGCCAAGGTCGACTGGCCCGCCAAGGTGCGCGTTACGGTCGACGTCGATCCCTATAGCTTCGTTTAA